The sequence below is a genomic window from Williamwhitmania taraxaci.
TCCTTTTGTATCTATGCGGTCTCCTTTTGCATCTATGCGGTCTCCTTTTGCATTTATGCGAGTTCCTTTTGCTCCTAAGACGTCTCCTTTTGCTCGCGTGTTATTTCCTTTTGCTGCCAATATGCTTCCTTTTGCTCCTAAGACGGTTCCTTTTGCATCTATGTTGCTTCCTTTTGCATCTATGTTGCTTCCTTTTGCATCTATGCGGTCTCCTTTTGCATCTATGTGGACTCCTTTCGTATCTACGCAGTCTCCTTTTGCATCTATGCGGTCTCCTTTTGCATCTATGTTGCTTCCTTTTGCATCTATGTGGACTCCTTTCGTATCTACGCAGTCTCCTTTTGCATCTATGCGGTCTCCTTTTGCATCTATGTGGCTTCCTTTTGCATCTATGCGGACTCCTTTCGTATCTATGCGGACTCCTTTTGCATCTATGCGAGTTCCTTTTGTTCCTATGCGGTCTCCTTTTGCATTTATGCGAGTTCCTTTTGCTCCTAAGACGTCTCCTTTTGCTCGCGTGTTATTTCCTTTTGCTCCCAAGATGCTTCCTTTCGCTCTCCAGTTACATCCTTATCTCTGTTTCCTCTCTTTTCTCTGTGTCTCCGCGGTTCTTTTTCATTGTTTCATAGGTATATTGTCGTATTGCCTCATTGTCTCTCTGCCTCCGTGTTCGTTATTTTCATTGCCGTATTATCTTTCCTTGGTTAAATGGTTTTCAATTCGACTGCCGTCTATCCCCAAAACATTTTAAACAGCCATACACGAATGCATCCTTTTTTCTATTTTTGTGCAAAACATTATTTGCACCCAATGGACGAGAAGATAAATCCTACCATGGACGAGGGATGGAAAGCGGTATTGCAGCTGGAATTTGAAAAGGAATACTTTCGTAAGCTAAAGCAATTCCTCGTGGTGGAGCGAGCGCACAACGTGGTATATCCTCCCGGCCCATTGATATTCTCTGCCTTCAACTTCACTCCGTTCAATGAGGTAAAGGTAGTTATACTCGGACAAGATCCCTACCACGGACCGGGGCAGGCGCACGGTTTGTCGTTTTCGGTGCCCACTGGTGTTCCCAAGCCGCCATCGCTGCTCAACATGTTCAAGGAACTTAAAGCCGATTTGGGTTACGCCATTCCCGGTAGCGGAAACCTCGAAAAGTGGGCCAACCAAGGCGTGCTGCTACTCAACGCAACGCTCACGGTGCGTGCGCACACGGCCGGATCGCACCAAAAGCAAGGGTGGGAGCAGTTTACCGATGCCGTAATTCGAACCATCTCGCAGCAGAAGGAGGGTGTTGTATTTCTTCTATGGGGCGCATACGCTCAGGCCAAGGAGGTGCTTATTGATTCGTCCAAACACCATATTCTAAAGGCGCCCCATCCTTCGCCGCTTTCCGCCAGCCGTGGCTTTTTAGGTTGCCGGCACTTCTCCAAGACAAACGAGCTGCTACAATATCAGGGGTTATCGGCAATTAACTGGAAAATTGAAGGTTAAGTGATATTATTTTGGCTAATCCATCTATTTTCAAAGTATTTAACACTGCTGCTGAACCTTTTTGGCCTTGCGTTGCTTTTATTCAATTGATATAAGGTAATTTTACCGACTTAATTATTTTCGCTATGACAAAACGATTTTCGCTATTATTACTTTTCTCTTTGCTTACTGTGGTTGTGTTTGCGCAGGGCAAAAAGTTCGAGATTACCATTCTTCAAACCTCCGATGTGCATGGCGCTATTTTGCCATTCGATTTTATTGGTGATAAGCCCCAAGATGCCTCACTGGCACAGGTGGCCACCTACGTTAAGCAAGTAAAAGCATCAAAAAAACCTTATATACTCCTCGATAATGGAGATATTCTACAAGGCCAACCGGAAGCATATTACTATAACTATATAAAGACGGATGTTCCTCATTTGATCTCCCGCTCGTTGAACTTTATGGGATACGATGCTGCCACAGTGGGTAATCATGATATTGAGGCGGGTCACCCTATTTACGACAAGGTAGTGAAGGAGAGTAACTTTCCTTGGCTGGCCGCAAATGCGGTTAAGGCTGGTACTCACGATCCTTACTTCAAACCTTACGTAATCATTAACCGTGGTGGGTTAAAGGTTGCTGTGCTTGGCATGATCACCCCTGGTATACCGGGTTGGTTGCCCAAAGATCTTTGGAGTGGAATGGAGTTCGACGATATGGTCGTGTGTGCTACGCATTGGATAGACGTTATTAAGAAGAAAGAGAAGCCCGATGTGATTATTGGTCTTTTCCATAGCGGTGTCGATCCTACTTATGGCGGTGCCGATTCCATGGCCGTTAAAAACGAAAATGCTGGTGTTATTGTAGCCATGAAGGTTGCCGGATTCGATGCCATTCTTCTTGGTCACGATCACAGCCCTCTCTATAAAAAGGTCGCAGGGCCTACCGGCGATTCCGTTGTAATTGCGAATCCGGGTTCCGGCGCACGGTTTGTCTCCGCAGTCACCATCAGCGTTATCAAGGGGAAAAATGGCAAGTTGACCAAAATTGCCAATGGAAAGCTTGTTCCTATGAAGGGGGTTTTGGCCGATAAGGCCTTCATGGACGCTTTTGCTGCCGACTTCGAGAATGTTAAGGCATTCACTTCACGCCCCGTGAATACTTTCCAGCGCAGCATAACTACCAAGGATGCCTATTTTGGCTCGTCGGCATTTATCGATCTTATCCAAGATGCCCAAATGAAGAGCACCGGAGCCGACATCTCGTTTGCTGCACCGCTCTCGTTCGTTACTACGGTCGACTCTGGCACAATATACGTGCGCGATTTCTTTAAACTGTATAAGTACGAAAACCGCCTCTATACCGTTTCACTTACTGGCGATGAGATCCGGAAATACTTGGAATATTCATATGGACAATGGCTCAACACGATGAAAAGTCCTTCCGATTACCTGCTTCTTTATGAAACGGATAAAGCAGGAAAGGTTTTGGTTGATAAACGGGGGAAAGTTAAGATTAAGAATCGCTACTATAATTTCGACTCTGCCTATGGAATATATTATACTGTTGATGTTTCGAAACCCGTTGGGGAGCGAATTACCATTACCAAGATGGCCAACGGCGATGCATTCGATTTAACCAAACGCTATAAGGTAGCCATGAACTCTTACCGCGCTTCGGGTGGCGGTGGTCACCTTACCGAGGGTGCAGGAATACCTGAATCGGAAGTGGCTTCACGAACCATCAGCATGAGTAAGGGCGATTTCAGAATGGTGCTGCTCGATACCTTTAGCAAGTCGGGTCCTATTAATCCTCAGTCGGCTAATTACTGGTCCATTATTCCAAAAGAGTTTGTGGATGTGGCGAGAGATAGGGAGATGAAATTACTCTTTGGTAGCAATAGCGAATCACATTAACTATGAGTGATACGGATGTTTTTATGGGGGGGAGAATGCTCCCCCTTGTAGAAGATTTTTATACAATACAGGGCGAAGGCTACCATAGCGGAAAGCCAGCCTACTTTATTCGTCTTGGCGGATGTGATGTGTGCTGCAGCTGGTGCGACGCTCGCTTTACATGGAATCCAAAATCGTTTCCTCCCGTTTCTGTGGATGAAATAGTTGCTCGTGCAACCTCGTTCCCTGCACAAGCGGTTGTCGTTACGGGTGGAGAACCAACTTTATACCAGCTAAGTTTACTCTCCGACAAGTTACAAGCGGCAGGGATAAAAACATTTATTGAGACTTCGGGTGCGCACACGCTTACCGGCAGCTGGGATTGGGTATGTCTTTCACCCAAGCGCAATCAACCACCGCTACCATCTGTATTTAAGCAGGCCAGTGAGCTTAAAGTGATTATTACCTCCCTTGCCGATTTTGAATGGGCCGAAGAGAATGCTGCCCATGTCTCAGATACTTGTATGCTATACCTTCAGCCCGAATGGAGCGTTTACCAGCAAATCATTGAGGCTGTTGTTGAGTATGCAAAAGCGAATCCAAGGTGGAATATCTCCATTCAAATGCATAAATTTATGCATATTCCTTAAAGCAAAAGTTGTATGAAAAGATTCCTGTGTAAGTTTGTTGTTGCCATTATCCTAATGGCTATTAGCTGTGGAGTAAGCAATTCCCTATTTGCTCAGGAAACCCTATCTACTACTTCAAAAAAGGCTGCGGAATTGTATTCGAACGCCCAGCACTATTATGATCTTTATAACTATAACGCCGCAATACAATCATTAAAGGCGGCAATCGATAAAGACCCGAAATTCGTAGAATCATACCTGTTCTTGTCGCAGATTTACCAAGATTTAAAGGATTTCGACAATGCATTATCTTATGGTGATGCCGCATTAAAGGTCAACCCCAAATTCTTTCCGCAGATACGCCTTACAATGGGGCAACTAAAGCTAGCAATTGGACGCTACCAAGATGCACTGAATGATTTCCAGACGTTTAAGTTGATCCCTAAGTTGCATCCCAAGCGAATTGCCCTTGCCGATTCCCTTATTACTCGATGTAAATTTGGAATTGAGGCAATGCAGCATCCGTTACCCTTTAGTCCGGTCAACTTGGGCGATAGCGTAAACAGTCGATTCGATGATTATTGGCCGAGCATTTCCGCCGACGAAAAGACGCTGGTTGTAACATCAAACATTCCAAGGGATACTACGATGCCTTATTCGGAACGAAACAGGCAGGAGGATTTCTTTGTGGCATACATGCAAAACAAAAAGTGGCTTGGACGTCAACCGTTAGGTTCACCCATCAATACTGCTATTAACGAAGGCGCTCAATCGCTTACTGCCGATGGAAAGGCTATGTATTTCACCATCTGCGGACGCCAGTGCAATCTATACTACTCCCAATTGATCGACGGTAAGTGGGGTGTCCCTCAGCCTTTGCCCGCACCGGTAACTACGCAGCATTCCACAAAGCAGCCCTCAATATCACCCGATGGAAGAACGCTATATTTTGCCAGCAATAGGCCGGGTGGCATAGGCGGATTTGATATTTGGCTTTCACATCGCCTCGAGAACGGCTCTTGGACCGATCCTGTTAATCTTGGCGATAGCATAAATACCAGAGGAAACGAGTTCTCACCGTTTATACACTTCGATAATACCACCCTCTACTTTTCCTCCGATGGTCTTTTAGGTATGGGTGGTCAGGATATCTTTATGGCAAAGCGAAAAAGCGATGTTTCCTGGAGTCAAGCAAAAAATTTAGGTTACCCTATTAATACATATGGAACCGAAGATGGTTTGGTCGTTAGCGCGAGTGCAAAGCATGCCTACTTTTCATCAGTTAGGGACGGTAGCCAAATGCGCGATGTGTATATATTCGACTTGCCCCAATCCATTCAACCAACGCCCGTCTCCTATATTCGGGGCATTATCGTTAACGATGATACTGGCGAGCCTATAGAGGCAAGAGCCACGCTTACCGACCTTGCCGCCGATACAACTCTAATGGAAGTTATGTCGACTACAAACGGCGAATTTCTGGTTTGTATTCCTTCAGCCAAAAGTTATGGGTTTACGGTTGAGCATCCCAACTTTCTCTTTTACTCCGACAATTTCCTGCTGGATAAGGATTATAGCGTAGAAAAACCTTTCGAGCGCGAAATTAGGCTAAGCCCAATTAAGGTTGGGAATAGGGTAGTGCTTCGTAATATTTTCTTCGCCCTCGATTCGTGGCAACTATTACCCGATAGCTATCCTGAACTTGATAAGTTACTGAGTTTGCTGAATAAAAATGCCAAGATGCGCATTGAAGTTAGCGGGCATACCGATAATAGCGGAACGCTGGAGTACAACACTAAACTCTCCGAAAACAGGGCTAAATCGGTTGTCGATTATCTTCTTTCAAAGGGTGTCGTTGCCTCACGCCTTACGTGGAAAGGATTTGCCGATTCAAAGCCCATTTCTGATAACGCTTCCCCCGAAGGTCGTTCCCAAAATAGACGAACTGAGTTTAGGGTGATAGAGTAGGGATTTAGAAGCTTAGTTTTTTAGGAATTGAGGAGTTTAGGTCTTTTCCTCCTTCGGTTTTTAGAAGGTGTATTTTACTGAATTGGCAGTCAATACGAATTTAAGATGGAATAACATTGTTTTGTATCCCCATTCTTATCCCCAACTTTGGCTGTGTGGCGTTATTATTATGGTAAAATTAATTCGTTTATTCCACTTAGGCCTGAAAGAACGAAAATATATTAGCCGTGGGCGAGGTTGCGAGCATCCGCTGCCTACGGTAAAATGAAAATACAAATATGGCGGCGCGCTATACATTTCCCAAGAGCACTAAACCATACTGCGCCGCTTCGTTGGATAGGTAAATCGACAGGATAGTGGTAGAAAGCAAACAGGTTTGTGAACTCTACGTTCAATCGCTCTGTTTTCTTGGATTAGGCAAATAAAAAACGCCTAGATTTTTCAATCTAGGCGTTTTTTTTGAGCCGATGATGGGAATTGAACCCATGACCTCTTCCTTACCAAGGAAGTGCTCTACCCCTGAGCTACATAGGCAAACTTTGAGCGGGAGACGAGACTCGAACCCGCGACCCTCAGCTTGGAAGGCTAATGCTCTACCGACTGAGCTACTCCCGCTTAAGTTTCATTATTGTGGGGAAAGCAGGATTCGAACCTACGAAGGCGTACACCAGCAGATTTACAGTCTGCCCCAGTTGGCCACTTTGGTATTTCCCCATTCTTTAAAGAGCGTGCTTTGTTTTCGAAAGCGTTGCAAAAGTAGTATATTCCCTCGAAAACAAAAGGGTTTCCGTAGTTATTTTTGAAAATAATTTCAACTATTTTCGAGCGTTATGATTCTCAAATGTTTGAGAAAAACTAAACTTGTGCGAATTCTTCGAGATTCTGCTGTAGGCTAACCATCTTGATGGCCGTAACGGCTGCTTCGTCCCCTTTGTTCCCATGTTTTCCGCCTGCCCGGTCTTGAGCCTGTTCCATCGTGTTGGTGGTAAGCACGCCAAATATTATGGGCATATTGTATTCCATATTAAGGGTGGTAATACCGTTACTTACCCCTTGGCATATAAACGTGAAGTGAGGAGTCTCTCCTTGGATTACACAGCCGAGGCAAATTACTGCATCCACATCGCCGTTCTCGGCCATTAATTGTGCGCCAAGCGTTAGCTCAAATGTGCCTGGAACGCTCACCTTGACAATATTTTCCTTGAGCGCACCATACTTCATAAGCGTTTCGTATGCACCTTTGCTCAGTGCATTGGTAATTTCGGAGTTCCACTCGCTAACTACTATTCCAAAGCGCATATCGGCCGCCGATGGAATGGCGCTGCCTTCAATTACGGATAAGTTTTTCTGTGACGTTGCCATATCTTAATGGGTTTGTTATAAAAAAAAAGAAAGTATCAACTTACATTGATACTTTCTCAGCAAAGATATTAAACTTATACTATTTTTCCATCTTCAGCGTAGCACGAGCAATATACTTGTCTATATCGCGCGACTCCATCGATGTTGGATAATCGTTCTTAATGGTGTTGTAAGCCTCAAGTGCCTCCGAATACTTTCCTAGCGATTCAAAAACACCGCCAGCCTTCATATAGGCGTTTGGTGAGGTAAACATGTTGTT
It includes:
- the ung gene encoding uracil-DNA glycosylase; amino-acid sequence: MNPTMDEGWKAVLQLEFEKEYFRKLKQFLVVERAHNVVYPPGPLIFSAFNFTPFNEVKVVILGQDPYHGPGQAHGLSFSVPTGVPKPPSLLNMFKELKADLGYAIPGSGNLEKWANQGVLLLNATLTVRAHTAGSHQKQGWEQFTDAVIRTISQQKEGVVFLLWGAYAQAKEVLIDSSKHHILKAPHPSPLSASRGFLGCRHFSKTNELLQYQGLSAINWKIEG
- a CDS encoding 5'-nucleotidase C-terminal domain-containing protein encodes the protein MTKRFSLLLLFSLLTVVVFAQGKKFEITILQTSDVHGAILPFDFIGDKPQDASLAQVATYVKQVKASKKPYILLDNGDILQGQPEAYYYNYIKTDVPHLISRSLNFMGYDAATVGNHDIEAGHPIYDKVVKESNFPWLAANAVKAGTHDPYFKPYVIINRGGLKVAVLGMITPGIPGWLPKDLWSGMEFDDMVVCATHWIDVIKKKEKPDVIIGLFHSGVDPTYGGADSMAVKNENAGVIVAMKVAGFDAILLGHDHSPLYKKVAGPTGDSVVIANPGSGARFVSAVTISVIKGKNGKLTKIANGKLVPMKGVLADKAFMDAFAADFENVKAFTSRPVNTFQRSITTKDAYFGSSAFIDLIQDAQMKSTGADISFAAPLSFVTTVDSGTIYVRDFFKLYKYENRLYTVSLTGDEIRKYLEYSYGQWLNTMKSPSDYLLLYETDKAGKVLVDKRGKVKIKNRYYNFDSAYGIYYTVDVSKPVGERITITKMANGDAFDLTKRYKVAMNSYRASGGGGHLTEGAGIPESEVASRTISMSKGDFRMVLLDTFSKSGPINPQSANYWSIIPKEFVDVARDREMKLLFGSNSESH
- a CDS encoding 7-carboxy-7-deazaguanine synthase QueE, with the translated sequence MSDTDVFMGGRMLPLVEDFYTIQGEGYHSGKPAYFIRLGGCDVCCSWCDARFTWNPKSFPPVSVDEIVARATSFPAQAVVVTGGEPTLYQLSLLSDKLQAAGIKTFIETSGAHTLTGSWDWVCLSPKRNQPPLPSVFKQASELKVIITSLADFEWAEENAAHVSDTCMLYLQPEWSVYQQIIEAVVEYAKANPRWNISIQMHKFMHIP
- a CDS encoding OmpA family protein, which produces MKRFLCKFVVAIILMAISCGVSNSLFAQETLSTTSKKAAELYSNAQHYYDLYNYNAAIQSLKAAIDKDPKFVESYLFLSQIYQDLKDFDNALSYGDAALKVNPKFFPQIRLTMGQLKLAIGRYQDALNDFQTFKLIPKLHPKRIALADSLITRCKFGIEAMQHPLPFSPVNLGDSVNSRFDDYWPSISADEKTLVVTSNIPRDTTMPYSERNRQEDFFVAYMQNKKWLGRQPLGSPINTAINEGAQSLTADGKAMYFTICGRQCNLYYSQLIDGKWGVPQPLPAPVTTQHSTKQPSISPDGRTLYFASNRPGGIGGFDIWLSHRLENGSWTDPVNLGDSINTRGNEFSPFIHFDNTTLYFSSDGLLGMGGQDIFMAKRKSDVSWSQAKNLGYPINTYGTEDGLVVSASAKHAYFSSVRDGSQMRDVYIFDLPQSIQPTPVSYIRGIIVNDDTGEPIEARATLTDLAADTTLMEVMSTTNGEFLVCIPSAKSYGFTVEHPNFLFYSDNFLLDKDYSVEKPFEREIRLSPIKVGNRVVLRNIFFALDSWQLLPDSYPELDKLLSLLNKNAKMRIEVSGHTDNSGTLEYNTKLSENRAKSVVDYLLSKGVVASRLTWKGFADSKPISDNASPEGRSQNRRTEFRVIE
- the ribH gene encoding 6,7-dimethyl-8-ribityllumazine synthase, encoding MATSQKNLSVIEGSAIPSAADMRFGIVVSEWNSEITNALSKGAYETLMKYGALKENIVKVSVPGTFELTLGAQLMAENGDVDAVICLGCVIQGETPHFTFICQGVSNGITTLNMEYNMPIIFGVLTTNTMEQAQDRAGGKHGNKGDEAAVTAIKMVSLQQNLEEFAQV